GGATGGCAATGAATTGTTGCTGTCCGATGTACTAGGCACGGAAAACGATACAATCTATCGAAATATCGAAGAGCAAGTCGACAGAAAATTGCTTTATAAAGCATTGGATAAATTAAACGAGCGGGAACGGAAAATCATGGAGTTGCGGTTCGGTTTGGCGAATGGTACGGAAATGACGCAAAAAGATGTTGCTGATCTATTAGGAATCTCTCAATCGTATATTTCACGTCTTGAAAAGCGTATTATAAAACGTTTGCGGAAAGAATTCAACAAGATGTTGTAATGCATAAAATATCCCTCCGAGGACATACTGATACTCGAATTACGGCGGTCATCAGTCGGGAGGGAGTATGATGAAACGAAATAAAGTTGAAATCTGTGGAGTAAACACAGCTCAACTTCCAGTACTCACGAATGCAGAAATGCGCGAATTGTTCGTGCGAATACAGCAAGGAGATCTGTCCGCCAGAGAAAAACTTGTGAATGGAAATCTTCGCTTGGTTTTGTCTGTAATTCAGCGTTTTAATAATCGCGGCGAGTATGTTGATGATCTGTTTCAGGTTGGTTGTATTGGATTGATGAAAGCGATCGATAATTTTGATTTAAGTCAGAATGTTAAGTTTTCTACATATGCAGTACCGATGATTATTGGTGAAATTCGCCGTTATTTACGTGATAACAATCCGATTCGGGTCAGTCGCTCGCTTCGGGACATCGCTTACAAAGCGTTGCAAGTACGGGATTCCTTGACGAATCAAAACTTGCGTGAGCCATCGATCGTAGAGATTTCCGAAGCCATGGAAGTGCCGAAAGAAGATGTCGTATTCGCATTGGATGCGATTCAAGATCCTGTATCACTGTTTGAGCCGATTTATCATGATGGCGGTGACCCGATTTATGTGATGGATCAAATCAGCGACGAGAATAATCAGGATATTTCCTGGGTTGAAGAAATTGCCATTCGGGAAGCTTTACAAAAACTGAATGAGCGGGAGAAAAAAATTCTTGCCATGCGGTTTTTTGAAGGCAAAACGCAAATGGAAGTGGCGGATGAAATCGGCATATCCCAAGCGCAAGTGTCAAGATTGGAAAAAGCGGCTATCACACATATGCAAAAACACATAAAGTGAAACCTGAATCAGGTGGAGTTTTTGCTCCAGCCGATTCTTGCGTGCCATAGGATCCTTTCTCCCATCCATGTTCCTTGTATCAAACATTTCTGCATGCAGAGACTTTCTTTCATTTTGTCGATTTTTCGTCTCTATTTTAGGTGAATATCATATACTGTATCATGACTATGTTTTAGCTTAGAATGGGAAGTGAATGGAGAATGATGAAAGCTTCCGAGCTACAAACAAAAGATGTCGTGAGTGTTGGAGACGGCAGAAAATTGGGAACGGTCGGAGATTTGGATATTGATTTGGAAACGGGAATGATTCGTGCCATCATAGTTCCAGGACCTACGCGATTTTTTGGCTTTTTGGCAAATGGTGAAGATTTTGTGATTCCCTGGCATCAAATCGTTCGTATTGGCCAAGATGTGGTTTTGGTGGATATGCGAAATTTTCAGGAGATCAATGACAACACATTTAAACAAGGAAATAGCAGTTCCGGAGGATTTTAACCAGGTCGCAGGCGCCTGGTTTTTTTGTTATTGCAACAAACGATGGGCGATTTGGGGTATTCGTCGCTAGCAGTCTGTATTTGCCGGGATGACTTGTGTTTTGTATGATGATAGAAATGAAACACTTTGGGAGAAGAGGGGAATTTAATTGAAAGCAGCCGATCATTTTTGCTGGACAAAAGAAAATGGCATTCAACTATTGGAAATACAGCCATGGAAGGCGGGCAAACAGATCTACGGATGCTTTACGACGAGGGTCGGCGGTGTGAGTACGGGCAACTTTGACGGACTGCAAGTAGGATTGCATGTTGGCGATCAGACGGCACATATCCTTCAGAATCGTTCCCGCATCTGCGAGACCATTGGCGTCGGTCTCTGCCAATGGGTAGCGGCAGAACAAGTACACGGCGATCAAATCGCCATTGTAACGGCATCCGATCAAGGCAAAGGAAGTGAAACGAAGGAATCGGCAATCCCCGCTTGCGATGCAATGATTACAAACGAGCATGGCATAGTCCTGACAACCTACGCGGCTGATTGTGTTCCTTTGCTGTTTTATTCGCCTGCAGGTGTCGTTGCCACTGCACATGCCGGATGGAAGGGAACGGTGCAGAATATTGCGGGGAAAACCATCCAGCAGATGCAACAGCGGTTCGGTTGCCTGGCCGAAGAAATACAAGTGGCGATCGGCCCTTCCATCGGAGCATGCTGCTATGAAGTCGATGAAGTTGTCTATCAGGCATTTGCCAAGCTGAATCTGACAGACGTACTTACACCTGTGGAAGGAAAGGAAGAATTGCACTGGATGTGCGATTTGTGGCTGGCCAACAAGCAATTGCTGCTGCGTGCGGGTGTCAGCGATGAAAATATATTCGTATCGGAATTGTGCACAAGCTGCCGCACAGATCTATTTTTCTCCCATCGAAAAGAAAAAGGGAAAACAGGTCGATTCATGGGGATCGTATATTTGCCGGAGCATGGATTTCTGGGTGAATAGAAGGAAAAAAGTGTCGAAACTCGAATACATAATAGGGATAAAGGAACGAAAGCAGAGTGATCGGAACCATGGATTTTTTTGATCGGGTTCAAAGTGTGCGGCGGCGGATTCAGACTGCTTGCGAGCAAGCACAACGCAATGTTTCATCTGTAAGATTGGTGGGTGTTACCAAATATATCGGACCTGTGGAATTGGCGGAATTATACCGGGCGGGTGTACGGGAGTTTGGTGAAAACCGGCTGCAAGTGGCAAAGCCCAAATTGGAAGCTGCCCGGGTCAACCACTGGAAAGACGTTACATGGCACTTCATCGGCCAATTGCAAACAAATAAGGTGAAAGAAGTACTGCGCGAATTTACATGGATACATTCATTGGATCGTTGGCCATTGGCATTGGAAGTAAACAAGCGTGCGCAAGAACTTGGTTTGCGCGTGCCATGTTTGCTGCAAATCAATGTTTCAGGCGAAGAAACAAAAGCAGGGCTTGCCGCCAATGAAGCGTTATCGTTTCTTGAAGCGGCACATTCCTTGTCTCACATACAAGTGTGCGGGTTGATGACGATGGCTCCGCGGGCGGATGTTCCGGAAGAGATTCGATATGTGTTTCGGGGCTTAAGGGAACTTCGCGATCATTTGCAGTCAGCGGGGCATGCCGGTATACAGGAATTGTCGATGGGCATGTCACAGGACTTTGAAGCGGCGATACTGGAAGGTGCAACGATCGTCCGAATCGGGCAGACATTATTGCCGGACCGCTAGAACCTTTGATAGCTGTTGGAATTGCCATCCTTCTATACTTTACTTCAATCTTTCACAGATAGGGATGAGAATATGGCGCAATTTGTAAATAAAATGTTAACGTTTTTTGGATTGTCGGACGATC
Above is a window of Fodinisporobacter ferrooxydans DNA encoding:
- the sigG gene encoding RNA polymerase sporulation sigma factor SigG encodes the protein MKRNKVEICGVNTAQLPVLTNAEMRELFVRIQQGDLSAREKLVNGNLRLVLSVIQRFNNRGEYVDDLFQVGCIGLMKAIDNFDLSQNVKFSTYAVPMIIGEIRRYLRDNNPIRVSRSLRDIAYKALQVRDSLTNQNLREPSIVEISEAMEVPKEDVVFALDAIQDPVSLFEPIYHDGGDPIYVMDQISDENNQDISWVEEIAIREALQKLNEREKKILAMRFFEGKTQMEVADEIGISQAQVSRLEKAAITHMQKHIK
- a CDS encoding YlmC/YmxH family sporulation protein, which codes for MMKASELQTKDVVSVGDGRKLGTVGDLDIDLETGMIRAIIVPGPTRFFGFLANGEDFVIPWHQIVRIGQDVVLVDMRNFQEINDNTFKQGNSSSGGF
- the pgeF gene encoding peptidoglycan editing factor PgeF, whose protein sequence is MKAADHFCWTKENGIQLLEIQPWKAGKQIYGCFTTRVGGVSTGNFDGLQVGLHVGDQTAHILQNRSRICETIGVGLCQWVAAEQVHGDQIAIVTASDQGKGSETKESAIPACDAMITNEHGIVLTTYAADCVPLLFYSPAGVVATAHAGWKGTVQNIAGKTIQQMQQRFGCLAEEIQVAIGPSIGACCYEVDEVVYQAFAKLNLTDVLTPVEGKEELHWMCDLWLANKQLLLRAGVSDENIFVSELCTSCRTDLFFSHRKEKGKTGRFMGIVYLPEHGFLGE
- a CDS encoding YggS family pyridoxal phosphate-dependent enzyme → MIGTMDFFDRVQSVRRRIQTACEQAQRNVSSVRLVGVTKYIGPVELAELYRAGVREFGENRLQVAKPKLEAARVNHWKDVTWHFIGQLQTNKVKEVLREFTWIHSLDRWPLALEVNKRAQELGLRVPCLLQINVSGEETKAGLAANEALSFLEAAHSLSHIQVCGLMTMAPRADVPEEIRYVFRGLRELRDHLQSAGHAGIQELSMGMSQDFEAAILEGATIVRIGQTLLPDR